The Desmonostoc muscorum LEGE 12446 genome includes a region encoding these proteins:
- a CDS encoding NarK family nitrate/nitrite MFS transporter: MLKKLFSFSDRYRILHQTWFAFFLTFVCWFNFAPFATTIGKQLDLAPEQIKTLAICNLALTIPARLIIGMLLDRFGPRITYSMLLMFAAVPCLATALAQDFNQLVISRLLMGIVGSGFVVGIRMVAEWFQPKEMGIAQGIYGGWGNFGAFGAEFALPILAVSTSFLAGGASNWRLAIAFTGIVAAIYGVIYYNSVQDTPTGKIYKKPKKNGALEVTSIKSFWAMIVSNFGLIFALGLLAWRLEQKNIHFLTLSQMYLAWLFLAGLFAYQSYKAWEVNRDLLTGKKTYPPAERYQFGQVALLEFTYITNFGSELAAVSMLPAFFEKTFALEHVVAGMIAATYPFLNLVSRPSGGLISDKLRSRKWTMTIISAGIGIGYLMVHFINSNWPILLAIAATMFAAYFAQAGCGATYSIVPLIKKEATGQIAGNVGAYGNFGGVVYLTIFSLTDAPTLFSTMGLAAIICAFMCAFFLKEPKNSFAAEGEPSETPATIFLTEE; this comes from the coding sequence ATGCTTAAAAAGTTATTTTCATTCAGCGATCGCTATCGCATCTTACATCAGACTTGGTTTGCTTTTTTTCTCACCTTTGTCTGTTGGTTTAATTTTGCTCCCTTCGCTACAACTATTGGCAAACAATTAGATTTAGCGCCTGAACAAATCAAAACTTTGGCCATCTGTAACCTGGCTTTAACAATTCCGGCAAGGTTAATTATTGGGATGCTTTTGGATCGTTTTGGTCCTAGAATTACCTATTCAATGCTGCTGATGTTTGCGGCTGTTCCTTGTTTGGCGACAGCGCTAGCACAAGATTTTAATCAACTAGTCATCAGTCGTCTGCTGATGGGAATTGTCGGTTCTGGGTTTGTTGTCGGTATTCGGATGGTGGCGGAGTGGTTCCAACCGAAGGAAATGGGAATTGCCCAAGGTATTTATGGCGGTTGGGGGAACTTTGGGGCTTTTGGTGCCGAGTTTGCCTTGCCGATACTTGCAGTTTCTACAAGCTTTTTGGCTGGTGGGGCTTCTAATTGGCGATTAGCGATCGCTTTTACAGGAATCGTTGCAGCCATATATGGCGTAATTTATTACAACAGCGTCCAAGATACGCCCACTGGTAAAATCTACAAAAAACCTAAGAAAAATGGAGCTTTAGAAGTAACCAGCATTAAAAGTTTCTGGGCGATGATTGTCTCAAATTTCGGTTTGATTTTCGCTCTAGGTTTATTAGCTTGGCGCTTGGAACAAAAGAATATTCACTTCTTAACTTTGAGTCAAATGTATCTGGCTTGGTTATTCTTAGCAGGATTGTTTGCTTACCAAAGTTACAAAGCTTGGGAAGTAAATCGGGATCTTTTAACTGGCAAGAAAACTTACCCACCAGCGGAACGTTATCAATTTGGTCAAGTAGCTTTACTCGAATTTACTTACATAACTAACTTTGGTTCCGAACTTGCTGCCGTTTCCATGTTGCCGGCATTTTTTGAGAAAACCTTTGCTTTAGAACATGTTGTAGCCGGGATGATTGCTGCAACCTATCCCTTTTTAAACTTAGTTTCTCGCCCCAGCGGTGGCTTAATTTCTGATAAACTCCGCTCCCGGAAATGGACAATGACAATTATCAGCGCAGGCATTGGTATTGGCTACTTGATGGTACATTTTATTAATAGTAACTGGCCGATTCTGCTGGCGATCGCAGCTACAATGTTTGCCGCTTACTTTGCCCAAGCTGGCTGTGGTGCAACCTACAGCATCGTACCCTTAATTAAAAAAGAAGCCACTGGACAAATTGCCGGAAACGTAGGAGCTTATGGTAATTTTGGCGGCGTAGTTTACCTGACAATTTTTAGCTTAACCGACGCTCCCACACTATTTAGCACAATGGGTTTAGCTGCGATAATTTGCGCCTTCATGTGTGCCTTCTTCCTCAAAGAACCGAAAAACTCCTTCGCTGCTGAAGGTGAACCATCAGAAACCCCAGCTACTATCTTTTTAACCGAAGAATAA
- a CDS encoding molybdopterin oxidoreductase family protein: protein MSEFTKTLCPYCGVGCGLEVSPPAQPNKATNRDNQGNPTWRVRGDKAHPSSQGMVCVKGATIAESLDKNRLHYPMVRDSLNQEFRRVSWDEAFNLITQRIQTVRLTEGPEAICMYGSGQFQTEDYYIAQKFMKGCLGSNNFDANSRLCMSSAVAGYIQSFGSDGPPCCYEDLELTDCAFLIGTNTAECHPIVFNRLEKYHKKNRKVKMIVVDPRRTPTAEAADLHLAIRPGTDIDLLNGIAHLLMRWNYVDTMFMDDCTSNFPAYAEVIRHYPPEVVARECGISIEDLETAARYWGQSQRVLSLWSMGVNQSSEGTAKVRTIINLHLMTGQIGKPGAGPFSLTGQPNAMGGREAGGLSHLLPGYRVVKNPQHRAEVEEFWGLKPGQISPYPGLSAWEMITGLENNAVGLLWIAATNPAVSMPDLERTKKALLRSPFTIYQDAYYPTETSAYAHLLLPAAQWGEKTGVMTNSERVVTLCQAFRQPPREAKADWEIFAEVGRRLGFTKEFAFANSAEVYAEFAKLTKNRPCDMTGISHAQLQTQGPTQWPHPEKSYELRVKSDELESSTANSSLLTPNSKRLYTNLRFHTPDGRARFGAYYSKGLAEPPNSDYPFVLTTGRVYGHWHTQTRTGRIEKICKMHPEPFIEIHPRDAARLGIIDNQCVEVRSRRGQAKFPAKVTKAIAPGTVFVPMHWGSLWADNAEANALTHPESCPDSLQPELKACAVQLIPISLEVTVKNYQLQSSQS, encoded by the coding sequence ATGAGTGAATTTACCAAAACCCTCTGCCCTTACTGTGGTGTCGGTTGTGGACTAGAAGTTTCACCCCCAGCCCAACCCAACAAAGCAACCAATCGAGATAACCAAGGAAATCCAACTTGGCGAGTACGGGGCGATAAAGCTCATCCATCCAGTCAGGGTATGGTTTGCGTCAAAGGCGCAACCATCGCCGAATCTTTAGATAAAAATAGATTACATTACCCAATGGTGCGAGACTCTTTAAATCAAGAGTTTCGCCGTGTTAGTTGGGATGAAGCTTTCAATTTAATCACCCAGCGCATTCAAACTGTGCGTTTAACTGAAGGGCCAGAAGCTATATGTATGTACGGTTCTGGTCAATTTCAAACCGAGGATTATTACATAGCCCAGAAATTCATGAAAGGGTGTTTGGGTAGCAATAATTTTGATGCAAATTCCCGTTTATGTATGTCTAGCGCTGTGGCTGGATACATTCAAAGCTTTGGCTCAGATGGTCCTCCTTGCTGTTACGAAGACCTGGAGTTAACCGACTGTGCATTTTTAATTGGCACTAATACAGCCGAATGTCACCCGATCGTTTTCAATCGATTGGAAAAGTATCACAAAAAGAACCGCAAAGTCAAAATGATTGTGGTTGATCCCCGTCGCACACCAACCGCAGAAGCCGCAGATTTGCATTTAGCCATTCGTCCCGGTACAGATATCGATTTGTTAAATGGTATCGCTCATTTATTGATGCGCTGGAACTACGTTGATACCATGTTCATGGATGACTGTACCAGCAATTTTCCGGCATACGCCGAGGTAATTCGCCACTATCCGCCAGAAGTGGTAGCTCGTGAATGCGGGATCAGTATTGAAGATTTAGAAACAGCAGCTCGGTATTGGGGTCAATCACAGCGGGTGTTATCGTTGTGGTCAATGGGTGTGAATCAATCCTCCGAAGGAACGGCTAAGGTGAGAACCATCATTAACCTACATCTGATGACCGGACAAATTGGCAAACCTGGGGCTGGCCCTTTTTCCCTCACCGGTCAGCCAAACGCAATGGGAGGACGGGAAGCCGGGGGTTTGTCCCATTTATTACCGGGTTATCGGGTGGTAAAAAATCCCCAGCACCGTGCAGAAGTTGAGGAATTTTGGGGACTCAAGCCAGGACAGATTTCGCCCTATCCGGGTTTGAGTGCTTGGGAAATGATTACTGGGCTGGAAAATAATGCTGTGGGGTTACTGTGGATTGCTGCTACGAATCCGGCTGTGAGTATGCCAGATTTAGAACGGACAAAAAAGGCGTTGTTGCGATCGCCTTTTACCATTTACCAAGACGCCTATTATCCCACAGAAACCTCCGCCTATGCTCATCTTCTGTTGCCTGCTGCCCAGTGGGGCGAAAAAACTGGCGTGATGACCAACTCGGAACGCGTGGTAACTCTATGTCAAGCCTTCCGCCAACCGCCAAGAGAAGCTAAAGCAGATTGGGAAATTTTTGCTGAAGTTGGTCGCCGGCTCGGTTTTACCAAAGAATTTGCCTTTGCTAACTCCGCTGAAGTTTATGCTGAGTTTGCCAAACTAACTAAAAATCGCCCCTGCGATATGACGGGTATCAGTCACGCCCAATTACAAACACAAGGCCCGACTCAATGGCCTCACCCAGAAAAAAGTTATGAGTTAAGAGTTAAGAGTGATGAATTAGAATCTTCAACTGCTAACTCCTCACTCCTAACTCCTAACTCCAAAAGACTCTACACCAATCTCCGCTTCCACACCCCTGACGGACGCGCTCGATTTGGGGCATATTACTCTAAGGGATTGGCAGAACCACCAAACTCTGATTATCCTTTTGTATTAACTACTGGACGAGTTTACGGTCATTGGCACACGCAAACGCGCACTGGGCGCATTGAAAAAATTTGCAAAATGCATCCCGAACCGTTTATCGAAATTCATCCCCGTGATGCTGCTCGGCTAGGTATTATAGATAACCAATGTGTAGAAGTGCGATCGCGTCGTGGTCAAGCTAAATTTCCTGCTAAAGTAACAAAGGCGATCGCACCTGGTACGGTTTTTGTCCCCATGCACTGGGGTTCACTCTGGGCAGATAATGCCGAAGCTAACGCCCTCACCCATCCCGAATCTTGCCCCGATTCCCTGCAACCAGAATTAAAAGCCTGTGCGGTGCAGTTGATACCAATTTCTCTGGAAGTTACAGTCAAAAATTATCAACTCCAATCTTCACAATCGTAA
- the ntrB gene encoding nitrate ABC transporter permease gives MAAILGSRTIRKNPRKQFNKLVSQKILPPLVALAIFLVIWELLCLNPNFQLPGPIETFSETWDPFIINPFFDNGESDKGLGWQILSSLGRVGLGFSLAAIVGVALGICIGANKLLYNAVDPIFQVLRTVPPLAWLPISLAAFQQANPSAIFVIFITSIWPIIINTTVGVQQIPQDYVNVARVLRLKGAKYFLKVVFPATVPYIFTGLRIGIGLSWLAIVAAEMLVGGVGIGSFIWDAYNTTTETNLSEIILALIYVGLVGLMLDRLVGFIASKVVPE, from the coding sequence ATGGCAGCTATCCTGGGAAGTCGTACTATCAGAAAAAATCCCCGCAAGCAGTTCAATAAATTAGTTTCACAAAAAATTCTGCCGCCATTGGTAGCCTTGGCTATTTTTTTAGTGATTTGGGAATTACTTTGTCTAAATCCTAACTTTCAATTACCTGGTCCAATAGAAACATTTTCAGAAACTTGGGACCCTTTTATTATTAATCCTTTTTTTGATAATGGTGAAAGTGATAAAGGCTTGGGCTGGCAAATACTTAGTAGTTTGGGAAGAGTTGGTTTAGGTTTTTCTCTAGCGGCAATTGTTGGTGTTGCATTGGGAATTTGTATTGGTGCTAATAAGTTACTTTATAATGCCGTAGATCCCATCTTCCAAGTGTTGCGGACTGTACCGCCTCTTGCATGGCTGCCAATTTCCCTAGCAGCATTTCAACAAGCTAATCCTTCAGCTATTTTTGTAATTTTCATTACGTCCATTTGGCCAATTATCATTAACACGACTGTAGGGGTACAACAAATTCCTCAAGACTATGTAAACGTAGCTAGAGTTTTACGTTTGAAAGGGGCAAAGTATTTTCTGAAAGTTGTATTTCCTGCCACTGTTCCTTATATCTTCACAGGGTTACGCATTGGCATTGGTTTATCTTGGTTAGCGATTGTTGCAGCAGAAATGTTAGTCGGCGGTGTAGGAATTGGTTCCTTTATTTGGGATGCTTACAATACCACCACAGAAACTAATTTAAGTGAAATCATCCTCGCACTCATCTATGTTGGTTTAGTCGGCTTAATGTTAGATAGATTAGTTGGTTTTATCGCCAGTAAAGTTGTACCGGAATAG
- a CDS encoding nitrate ABC transporter ATP-binding protein (This model describes the ATP binding subunits of ATP-binding cassette (ABC) transporters for nitrate transport, or for bicarbonate transport, in bacteria and archaea.) — MQTVNGTSSKTQINQQPTQKAENFLVIEGVSKIYPTPEGPYTVLDGVDLKVREGEFVCIIGHSGCGKSTLLNMVSGFNAPTDGVVMLQDKPITEPGPDRMMVFQNYCLLPWLSAFDNVYLAVDSVFPKKTQAEKRAIAREHLAMVGLTEAADKKPSQLSGGMKQRVAIARALSIRPQLLILDEPFGALDAITKEELQEELLQIWREHQVTVLMITHDIDEALFLADRVVMMTNGPAANIGEILNIPFSRPRNRRRIMEDPEYYNLRNYALDFLFCRFAHADE; from the coding sequence ATGCAAACAGTAAACGGAACCAGCAGCAAAACTCAAATTAATCAACAGCCAACCCAAAAAGCAGAAAATTTTCTAGTCATCGAAGGCGTAAGCAAAATTTATCCAACTCCCGAAGGGCCCTACACCGTACTCGATGGAGTTGACTTAAAAGTGCGTGAGGGCGAATTTGTTTGCATAATTGGTCACTCTGGCTGCGGCAAATCAACACTGCTCAATATGGTTTCCGGGTTTAACGCACCCACCGATGGCGTCGTTATGCTGCAAGACAAACCCATCACCGAACCAGGCCCCGATCGGATGATGGTATTCCAAAACTATTGTCTACTGCCTTGGTTGAGTGCCTTTGATAACGTTTACCTTGCTGTTGATTCAGTGTTTCCGAAAAAAACCCAGGCAGAAAAACGGGCGATCGCCAGAGAACATTTAGCAATGGTAGGACTGACAGAAGCCGCTGACAAGAAACCCAGTCAGCTTTCTGGCGGGATGAAACAGCGAGTAGCGATCGCCCGTGCCCTTTCCATTCGCCCCCAACTTTTGATTCTCGATGAACCCTTTGGAGCCTTAGACGCCATCACCAAAGAAGAATTACAAGAAGAACTCCTGCAAATCTGGCGAGAACATCAAGTCACCGTACTCATGATTACCCATGACATTGATGAAGCACTTTTCCTCGCCGACAGAGTTGTGATGATGACTAACGGCCCCGCCGCCAACATCGGCGAAATCCTGAACATTCCCTTCTCCCGCCCCCGCAATCGTCGCCGCATCATGGAAGATCCAGAATACTACAACCTCCGGAACTACGCCCTAGACTTCCTCTTTTGCCGATTCGCTCACGCCGACGAATAA
- a CDS encoding phosphate-starvation-inducible PsiE family protein, which yields MKRLLKLILGITKDQNFMHMIENIEVLVSKVLSILMVIVILVAITDLGVFLFKELFTVPYGKFNTTLYKIFGLFLNILIALEILENITGYLRKHVIQVELVIVTSLIAVARKIIILDLEKVPGIDIIGLGVAILSLSISYLIIRFSNSR from the coding sequence ATGAAAAGGCTACTGAAACTAATTTTAGGAATTACCAAAGACCAGAACTTCATGCACATGATTGAAAATATAGAAGTCCTGGTTTCTAAGGTTCTATCTATTTTAATGGTCATTGTAATTTTAGTGGCGATCACTGATTTAGGAGTCTTTTTATTTAAAGAATTATTTACAGTACCTTATGGTAAATTTAACACAACTTTGTATAAAATATTTGGTTTATTTTTGAATATTTTAATTGCTTTAGAAATCTTAGAAAATATCACAGGTTATTTGCGAAAACACGTTATTCAGGTGGAATTAGTTATTGTCACTTCTTTAATTGCTGTTGCTAGAAAAATTATTATTCTTGATTTAGAAAAAGTACCAGGTATTGATATAATTGGTCTAGGGGTTGCTATTCTTTCCCTGTCAATTAGTTATTTAATAATTCGTTTTAGTAATTCAAGGTAA
- a CDS encoding nitrate reductase associated protein, translating to MADFFQFEADFVHSLRCIPMQVRCKLDTCGIKLKLSDWNQMTTAERQALVELPCTTETEIQSYREYIQELILQHTGTAAAKLPIEPHPAWLDSGTIPPSVQEKAQEIGVVLTEQKWAALRPLQRFALIKLSRSGHENKNFPRAIAEFHLL from the coding sequence ATGGCAGATTTCTTTCAATTTGAAGCAGATTTTGTTCATTCACTGCGTTGTATTCCCATGCAGGTGCGTTGCAAATTAGATACCTGTGGCATCAAGCTAAAATTGTCTGATTGGAATCAAATGACTACAGCAGAGCGTCAAGCTTTAGTCGAATTGCCTTGCACTACAGAAACCGAAATTCAGTCTTACCGCGAATATATCCAGGAGTTGATTCTACAACACACAGGCACAGCAGCTGCCAAATTGCCCATAGAACCCCATCCTGCATGGCTGGACTCTGGCACTATACCACCCAGTGTCCAGGAAAAAGCTCAAGAAATAGGAGTAGTCCTGACAGAGCAAAAATGGGCAGCTTTAAGGCCCTTACAGCGTTTTGCCTTGATTAAACTGAGTCGTTCCGGGCATGAAAACAAAAACTTTCCCAGAGCGATCGCAGAATTCCATCTGCTTTAA
- a CDS encoding ABC transporter ATP-binding/substrate-binding protein (This model describes the ATP binding subunits of ATP-binding cassette (ABC) transporters for nitrate transport, or for bicarbonate transport, in bacteria and archaea.): MSTFVEVDHVDRVFELPNGGKYIALKNIELKIRQGEFVSLIGHSGCGKSTLLNIIAGLDRASIGGVTLEGREVRDPSPDRMVVFQNYSLLPWLTVRENVALAVDEVYKGKSKSDRQTIIEEHIDMVGLRLAANKRPSELSGGMKQRVAIARALATRPKLLLLDEPFGALDALTRGSLQEQLMKICNEHNVTCVMVTHDVDEALLLSDRVIMLTNGPEAHIGQILEVPIPRPRQRLEVVKHPSYYSLRNEMIYFLNQQKLLKKRKAQQTPAPAAISRNGLEKVNLQIGFMPLTDAAPLIVAQEKGFLAKYGLDNITLTRASSWKEIAQGIATGKLDAAQMLAGMPLALTLGAGDKKPIPVINALNISRNANAITLSKRLYSQGVRNLADLKTAINATPDQILTLGVPHSTSMVNLMLRYWLAAGGIDPDGDVSLTVIPPMEMVSQLKAGNIDGYCAGEPWNYLAVHQNLGFVAATALETWSGQPKKVLGVREDWAQQYPETYLALVKALLEACQYCDDLRNREEILEILCRSEYLDIDPVYVRPGFVDPYDRGDGTEPQEVKSYNQFFVNKTNYPNRTEILWMLTQLARWGLTPFPKNWVEVIERVCRTDIFGAAARELGLLDIGEDDPIHLFDGKVFNPSEPIEYLKSLEIKRQIRVEEVFI, from the coding sequence ATGAGTACTTTTGTTGAAGTTGACCACGTTGACCGTGTATTTGAACTTCCGAATGGGGGCAAATATATTGCTCTCAAAAATATTGAATTAAAAATTCGACAAGGGGAATTTGTTTCTCTAATTGGACATTCTGGCTGTGGTAAATCTACTTTGCTCAATATCATCGCAGGTTTAGATAGAGCAAGTATTGGCGGTGTGACTTTGGAAGGGCGAGAAGTTAGAGATCCCAGTCCAGATCGGATGGTTGTGTTTCAAAACTATTCTTTGCTGCCTTGGTTAACAGTACGGGAAAACGTCGCCCTAGCTGTGGATGAAGTGTACAAGGGTAAATCCAAAAGCGATCGCCAAACTATTATCGAAGAACATATCGATATGGTAGGGCTGCGGTTAGCGGCGAATAAACGTCCTAGTGAGTTATCTGGGGGAATGAAACAACGGGTAGCGATCGCCCGCGCCTTAGCTACTCGTCCCAAGTTGTTATTGCTAGATGAACCCTTTGGGGCATTGGACGCCCTAACACGGGGGAGTTTGCAAGAACAACTGATGAAAATCTGCAACGAACACAACGTTACTTGTGTAATGGTGACACATGATGTGGATGAGGCGCTTTTATTGAGCGATCGCGTTATCATGCTCACCAATGGCCCAGAAGCGCACATCGGACAAATTCTCGAAGTCCCAATTCCTCGCCCGCGTCAACGCCTGGAAGTCGTCAAACATCCCAGCTACTACAGTCTGCGGAACGAAATGATTTACTTCCTCAACCAACAAAAGCTGCTCAAAAAACGCAAAGCACAGCAGACTCCAGCACCAGCCGCTATATCCCGCAACGGCTTAGAAAAAGTCAATCTGCAAATTGGCTTTATGCCGTTAACTGATGCTGCACCTTTAATCGTTGCTCAAGAAAAAGGCTTTTTAGCCAAGTACGGTTTAGATAATATCACCCTCACTCGTGCCTCTAGCTGGAAAGAAATTGCTCAAGGTATTGCTACTGGTAAATTAGACGCAGCCCAAATGCTGGCGGGAATGCCCTTAGCCCTGACTTTGGGCGCTGGCGATAAAAAACCAATTCCTGTAATCAATGCCTTAAATATTTCTCGCAATGCTAACGCCATCACCCTCAGTAAAAGATTATATAGCCAAGGTGTCAGAAATCTCGCTGACCTAAAAACGGCGATTAACGCTACTCCCGACCAAATTTTGACTTTGGGTGTACCTCATTCAACCTCAATGGTCAACTTAATGCTGCGTTATTGGCTGGCGGCTGGTGGTATAGATCCCGATGGAGATGTCAGCTTAACGGTGATTCCACCAATGGAAATGGTTTCTCAACTCAAAGCTGGAAATATAGACGGTTACTGTGCTGGAGAACCCTGGAACTACCTTGCTGTTCATCAAAATTTAGGCTTTGTTGCAGCCACAGCTTTAGAAACTTGGTCAGGACAGCCAAAAAAAGTCTTGGGAGTGCGCGAAGATTGGGCGCAACAGTACCCAGAAACCTATCTTGCTCTCGTTAAAGCACTATTAGAAGCTTGCCAATACTGTGACGATCTCCGCAACCGCGAAGAAATTTTAGAAATACTCTGCCGTTCTGAGTACCTGGACATCGATCCTGTATATGTTCGTCCTGGTTTTGTTGACCCCTACGATCGCGGCGACGGTACAGAACCACAAGAAGTTAAATCATACAATCAATTTTTTGTCAATAAAACTAACTATCCCAACCGCACCGAAATTTTGTGGATGCTTACTCAGCTGGCACGCTGGGGCTTAACACCCTTCCCCAAAAACTGGGTAGAGGTGATTGAAAGAGTCTGTCGCACAGACATATTTGGTGCAGCTGCACGCGAACTCGGCTTACTCGATATCGGAGAAGATGACCCGATTCACTTATTTGATGGTAAAGTTTTTAACCCATCAGAACCGATAGAATATCTCAAAAGTTTGGAAATTAAACGGCAAATCCGGGTTGAAGAAGTATTCATTTAG
- a CDS encoding DJ-1/PfpI family protein — MAAKKLLMLVGDYVEDYEVMVPFQALQMVGHTVHAVCPNKKAGDKVRTAVHDFEGDQTYSEKPGHNFTLNATFAEVKAETYDALVIPGGRAPEYIRLNHQVLEITRHFAQANKPIAAICHGLQLLAAADVLQGKRCTAYPACSPDVKSAGGIYVDIPVDEAIVDGNLVTAPAWPAHPRWLAEFLTVLGTKIEHPELARVI, encoded by the coding sequence ATGGCTGCCAAGAAACTTTTGATGCTCGTTGGCGACTATGTAGAAGACTATGAAGTAATGGTTCCTTTCCAGGCGCTGCAAATGGTGGGACACACTGTCCATGCAGTTTGCCCCAATAAAAAAGCTGGCGACAAGGTGCGAACGGCAGTTCACGACTTTGAAGGTGACCAGACATATAGCGAAAAACCCGGTCACAATTTCACTTTAAATGCTACCTTTGCAGAAGTAAAAGCCGAAACCTACGATGCCCTAGTAATTCCTGGAGGACGGGCACCAGAATATATCCGTCTGAATCACCAGGTGCTAGAAATTACCCGTCACTTTGCCCAAGCAAATAAACCGATTGCTGCTATTTGCCACGGCTTACAGTTATTGGCAGCGGCTGATGTATTACAGGGCAAAAGATGTACTGCTTACCCTGCTTGTAGCCCAGATGTCAAGAGTGCTGGAGGTATCTATGTTGATATCCCTGTTGATGAGGCCATAGTTGACGGTAACTTGGTGACAGCACCAGCTTGGCCAGCTCATCCCCGTTGGCTGGCAGAATTCCTCACAGTACTTGGAACAAAGATTGAACACCCAGAACTAGCTAGAGTTATTTAA
- a CDS encoding CmpA/NrtA family ABC transporter substrate-binding protein, producing MTNISRRKFIFTTTTVAAASIVAHACSSNSNSSTSSDAPSAAPAANVSTVANAPKVETTKAKLGFIALTDSAPLIIAKEKGLFAKYGMTDVEVIKQKSWPVTRDNLKIGSDGGGIDGAHILSPMPYLMTINDKVPMYLLARLNTNGQAISVANKFKELNVNLQSKGLKEAASKAKANKKSLKFGITFPGGTHDLWMRYWLAAGGINPDQDVVLEPVPPPQMVANMKVNTIDSFCVGEPWNAQLVNQKLGYSALVTGELWKDHPEKAFAMRKDWVDKNPNATQALLMAILEAQQWCDRPENKEEMCKICSDRKYFNVAASDILERSKGNIDFGDGRTQQDFPYRMKFWANNASYPYKSHDIWFLTEEIRWGYLPKDTKVQEIVNQVNKEDLWKQAAKAIGVIDSEIPKSSSRGVETFFDGVKFDPEKPEEYLQNLKIKKV from the coding sequence ATGACAAATATTTCAAGAAGAAAATTTATTTTCACCACTACTACTGTGGCTGCGGCTTCTATTGTGGCTCACGCTTGTTCTTCTAATAGCAATAGCTCAACAAGTAGCGATGCTCCGTCTGCTGCTCCAGCCGCTAATGTTTCTACTGTGGCTAATGCACCTAAGGTAGAAACAACAAAAGCCAAATTAGGATTTATCGCTTTAACTGATTCTGCTCCTCTGATTATTGCTAAAGAAAAAGGCTTATTTGCTAAGTACGGTATGACTGATGTTGAGGTTATCAAACAAAAATCTTGGCCTGTCACCCGTGATAATTTAAAAATTGGCTCAGATGGCGGTGGTATTGATGGCGCACATATCCTCAGCCCTATGCCTTACTTGATGACCATTAACGATAAAGTGCCGATGTATCTTTTGGCAAGATTAAATACTAATGGTCAGGCTATTTCTGTTGCGAATAAATTTAAAGAACTGAATGTTAATTTACAAAGTAAAGGGCTGAAAGAAGCTGCTAGTAAAGCTAAAGCCAATAAAAAATCCTTGAAATTTGGGATTACATTTCCTGGCGGTACTCATGATTTGTGGATGCGCTATTGGCTAGCGGCTGGTGGCATAAATCCAGATCAAGATGTGGTTTTAGAACCAGTACCACCACCACAAATGGTGGCAAATATGAAAGTTAACACTATCGATTCTTTTTGCGTGGGAGAGCCTTGGAATGCTCAATTGGTTAACCAAAAATTAGGTTATTCAGCTTTAGTTACAGGCGAGTTGTGGAAAGATCATCCAGAAAAAGCTTTTGCAATGCGGAAAGATTGGGTTGATAAAAATCCTAATGCTACACAAGCATTGTTGATGGCAATTCTAGAAGCTCAACAATGGTGCGATCGCCCCGAAAATAAAGAGGAAATGTGTAAAATTTGTTCTGATAGAAAATACTTTAATGTTGCTGCGTCAGATATTTTAGAAAGGTCGAAAGGTAATATTGACTTCGGTGATGGACGTACTCAACAAGATTTCCCATATCGCATGAAGTTTTGGGCAAATAACGCTTCCTATCCTTACAAGAGTCACGATATTTGGTTTTTAACAGAAGAAATTCGCTGGGGCTATCTGCCAAAAGATACCAAAGTTCAGGAAATAGTCAACCAAGTGAATAAAGAGGACTTGTGGAAACAAGCAGCTAAAGCTATTGGTGTGATTGATTCTGAAATTCCTAAGAGTAGTTCTCGTGGCGTTGAGACTTTCTTTGATGGTGTGAAGTTTGATCCAGAAAAACCAGAAGAATATTTGCAGAATTTAAAAATCAAGAAAGTTTAG